A genomic segment from Thioalkalivibrio sp. K90mix encodes:
- a CDS encoding DNA-binding protein, whose amino-acid sequence MEPLSYEETVETAMQLLREGRNPTASAVVRRVGRGSKSTALKHIQRWRESLDATGFVMPAGVPDALVDPMEAIWNAALQAASQVFDQERERTQQQQEASEGRAAVAEALAQDAQSEARRLENELEQLQQRTEDLDEARKAASHALENARKEIQDLRESHEAEREKWEARLQESVEREQDRAKQETQALQERIDELKGQIEAWESRYDDTERYWLQEVANARHSTEKAIEARSADRAEFDRERRMLNEQITQRGVQITKLENTVTRLEAEAEQAKDAQRRVKSLEAERDSLQAEVEKGRIAQQRAAELTDDVKRLQGWVDRLTDQRTRVDGEQGEGR is encoded by the coding sequence ATGGAACCCCTGAGTTACGAGGAAACGGTCGAGACCGCGATGCAGCTCCTCCGTGAGGGCCGAAACCCGACGGCCAGTGCGGTGGTGCGGCGAGTAGGGCGAGGATCTAAATCCACGGCGCTCAAGCACATCCAGCGGTGGCGCGAATCTCTGGACGCCACGGGCTTCGTGATGCCTGCGGGCGTACCGGACGCGCTGGTCGACCCGATGGAGGCCATCTGGAATGCCGCCCTCCAGGCGGCCAGTCAGGTCTTCGATCAGGAGCGCGAGCGCACTCAGCAACAGCAGGAGGCATCTGAAGGGCGGGCGGCCGTCGCAGAGGCACTCGCCCAAGACGCGCAGAGCGAAGCGCGGCGGCTCGAGAATGAACTGGAGCAACTCCAGCAACGAACTGAAGATCTGGATGAGGCGCGCAAGGCGGCCTCACACGCGCTAGAGAATGCCCGCAAGGAGATCCAGGACCTACGCGAGTCCCATGAGGCAGAACGCGAGAAGTGGGAAGCCCGGCTGCAAGAGAGCGTCGAACGAGAGCAGGATCGTGCGAAACAGGAAACGCAGGCCCTGCAAGAGCGCATCGACGAACTGAAGGGGCAGATTGAAGCTTGGGAATCGCGCTACGACGACACCGAGCGTTATTGGCTCCAGGAAGTCGCGAACGCGCGTCATTCAACGGAGAAGGCCATCGAGGCCCGCTCGGCCGACCGCGCTGAGTTCGACCGCGAGCGTCGGATGCTCAATGAGCAGATCACCCAGCGGGGTGTGCAGATCACGAAACTCGAAAACACCGTGACGCGACTCGAGGCAGAGGCCGAGCAGGCGAAAGACGCGCAGCGTCGGGTGAAATCATTGGAGGCAGAGCGCGATTCGCTTCAGGCGGAGGTGGAGAAAGGCCGTATCGCGCAGCAGCGCGCCGCCGAGCTCACCGACGATGTGAAGCGCTTGCAGGGCTGGGTTGACCGACTCACGGATCAGCGGACGAGAGTCGATGGCGAACAGGGAGAAGGCCGATGA
- a CDS encoding cold shock domain-containing protein, which translates to MKGTIKWYSDEKGYGYVVDPAGKERFFGAKHVQGTSTPSSGDSVSFKPGLDRKGAPIARSIQIHARGPANEDPREICRHCNRKMTPRVVVGKPIITMGTWTPEPKYSLCPYCAGRHKDFQPADGPLKALTVTISVIFALGVGGFVLHTHLTWDDRSQPVERTSPPQMDERRQQFEERHQRFMEQFREE; encoded by the coding sequence ATGAAGGGAACCATCAAGTGGTATTCCGACGAGAAGGGGTACGGCTACGTCGTTGATCCGGCGGGGAAGGAGCGGTTCTTCGGGGCGAAGCATGTGCAGGGTACCTCAACACCTTCCAGTGGAGATTCGGTTTCCTTTAAGCCGGGTCTCGACCGTAAGGGGGCTCCCATTGCGCGCAGCATCCAGATCCATGCCCGAGGCCCGGCCAACGAGGATCCAAGGGAAATCTGCCGCCACTGCAACCGCAAGATGACGCCTCGCGTCGTGGTTGGAAAGCCAATCATCACGATGGGGACGTGGACCCCGGAGCCGAAGTATTCGTTGTGTCCGTATTGCGCCGGGCGCCATAAGGACTTCCAGCCAGCCGACGGCCCTCTGAAGGCCCTAACTGTGACCATCAGCGTCATCTTCGCGCTCGGTGTTGGTGGATTTGTGCTCCACACCCACCTGACCTGGGATGACCGATCGCAACCGGTGGAGCGGACCTCGCCGCCCCAGATGGACGAGCGACGCCAGCAGTTCGAGGAACGCCATCAGCGGTTCATGGAGCAATTTCGCGAAGAGTGA
- the ssb gene encoding single-stranded DNA-binding protein, with the protein MKGVNKVILLGNLGADPEKRETPNGVSVTNLRLATTEQWTDKNSGEKRENTEWHRIVLFGRVADIAAQYLSKGSQAYIEGKLQTRKWQDQSGHDRYTTEIVASDLHLLGGRSGGSSSGGSGQSQPANQQPAYAGAAGGPVFDDDVPFAAVNGMVV; encoded by the coding sequence ATGAAAGGTGTCAACAAGGTCATTCTGCTGGGCAATCTGGGCGCTGATCCCGAAAAGCGCGAAACCCCGAACGGGGTCAGTGTTACCAACCTGCGTCTGGCGACCACGGAACAGTGGACCGACAAGAACAGCGGCGAGAAGCGCGAGAACACGGAATGGCATCGAATCGTGTTGTTCGGGCGCGTGGCGGATATTGCTGCGCAGTACCTCTCGAAGGGCTCTCAGGCCTACATCGAGGGCAAGCTCCAGACGCGAAAGTGGCAGGACCAGTCCGGCCATGACCGATATACCACCGAGATCGTTGCAAGCGATCTTCATCTTCTGGGCGGTCGTTCTGGTGGGTCCAGTTCCGGTGGCAGCGGTCAGTCGCAACCGGCGAACCAGCAACCGGCCTATGCCGGCGCGGCCGGAGGCCCGGTGTTTGACGATGATGTGCCGTTTGCCGCCGTGAACGGGATGGTCGTCTGA
- a CDS encoding replication initiator protein A, protein MTESRLEPERYPTSDFFVADIPKVVPKSDMPSMPHPFFALKKGDHEPRFYENKGTKVTVTPSYYGMATIFDKDLWLYAISQIVAGEDSGHPNVGPHIRFSAHEFMRATNRPAGGKSYSLLRQAIRRMDGTRVETNIQTGGESGNPIEKTDWFGLIKDGNTLSGKVDGRGTERLIEFTIPPWLYKSIQSRDVLTISRDYFRLKKALDRRIYEIARKMCGNQKEMTIGLENLAARVGGKYPMRRLRFELKQIQERQEMPEYHLILDATKNVVRFKNRDPGARRAPAYARARGKLSGYSEDHLRKMALPGEATLEDVARRLARAAQSQPAANNAAAASGTLDLETCSKKPTAKDALQQMQESLGVRKRKELQV, encoded by the coding sequence ATGACGGAATCACGTCTTGAACCCGAACGCTATCCGACCAGCGACTTCTTCGTCGCGGATATTCCGAAGGTCGTGCCGAAATCGGACATGCCTTCTATGCCACACCCCTTCTTCGCACTGAAGAAGGGGGATCACGAGCCCCGGTTCTATGAGAACAAGGGGACCAAGGTTACCGTGACGCCCTCGTACTACGGGATGGCGACGATCTTCGATAAGGATCTGTGGTTATACGCGATCTCACAGATTGTCGCCGGGGAGGACAGCGGCCACCCGAACGTCGGGCCACACATCCGCTTCTCGGCACACGAGTTCATGCGGGCCACCAATCGGCCAGCGGGCGGGAAGAGCTACTCGCTACTTCGACAGGCCATCCGCCGCATGGATGGCACCCGGGTCGAAACGAACATCCAGACCGGAGGCGAGTCGGGCAATCCGATCGAGAAGACCGATTGGTTCGGACTAATCAAGGACGGGAACACGCTGTCCGGTAAGGTCGACGGCCGCGGAACAGAACGCCTGATTGAGTTCACCATCCCCCCGTGGCTCTACAAGTCGATCCAGAGCCGCGATGTGCTGACGATCTCGCGCGACTATTTCCGCCTGAAGAAAGCCCTTGACAGGCGCATCTATGAGATTGCCCGGAAGATGTGCGGCAACCAGAAGGAAATGACCATCGGCCTCGAGAACCTGGCAGCCCGTGTCGGCGGGAAATACCCGATGCGGCGTCTTCGATTTGAGCTGAAGCAGATCCAGGAACGGCAGGAAATGCCCGAGTACCACCTGATTCTTGATGCCACGAAGAATGTGGTTCGATTCAAAAACCGCGATCCGGGCGCACGCCGGGCGCCGGCCTATGCCCGGGCCCGGGGGAAACTGAGCGGCTACTCGGAAGACCACCTCCGCAAAATGGCGCTGCCCGGAGAGGCAACACTGGAGGATGTGGCACGGCGGCTGGCGCGAGCCGCGCAGTCCCAGCCCGCAGCCAACAACGCAGCGGCCGCAAGCGGGACACTGGATCTGGAGACTTGCTCCAAGAAGCCCACGGCGAAGGATGCTCTGCAACAGATGCAGGAGAGCCTCGGTGTGAGGAAGCGCAAAGAGCTACAGGTCTAA
- a CDS encoding winged helix-turn-helix transcriptional regulator produces the protein MTTWSNLAQWVRGNVSDHSGGATITHQILETLESDGGWLTCSQISNRTGIYIIKVRDAMRRLEQNGWVRRHSERVQRELQFTLTETGYNRGKSERNRDESSVPYH, from the coding sequence ATGACAACTTGGAGTAACCTGGCGCAATGGGTTCGAGGCAATGTATCGGACCACAGTGGAGGCGCCACCATCACGCACCAGATCCTGGAAACCTTGGAATCCGATGGCGGATGGCTGACCTGCTCGCAGATATCGAATCGAACTGGGATCTACATCATCAAGGTTCGGGACGCGATGCGTCGACTGGAACAAAACGGATGGGTACGCAGGCATAGTGAACGTGTTCAGAGAGAACTCCAGTTTACATTGACCGAAACCGGGTACAACCGAGGAAAGTCCGAACGCAACCGGGACGAGAGTAGCGTTCCGTACCATTAG
- a CDS encoding thermonuclease family protein — MKHQWMMIAAIVLTGAPVIAGETFEAQGQAVVGWIADGDTMRVERIDPEIYNRIRQEAEAEQRRVDRDLRVDERFRDSERSMLVRIGNIDTPESVHPDPSRNTPEGKAASEYVKDLMADRTVNFVCWDIGHWGRPICSLYGGEMGEGFDLGVHLVNEGHAEYIDNFGPHPYWPEAYEEAAGSQQ, encoded by the coding sequence ATGAAACACCAATGGATGATGATCGCGGCCATCGTGCTGACCGGTGCGCCGGTGATTGCAGGCGAGACGTTTGAAGCGCAAGGGCAGGCCGTCGTGGGGTGGATCGCGGATGGCGACACCATGCGCGTAGAACGAATCGACCCGGAGATCTATAACCGGATCCGGCAGGAGGCGGAAGCCGAACAGCGCCGGGTCGACCGCGATCTCCGCGTGGATGAACGCTTCCGAGATAGTGAACGGAGCATGCTGGTGCGGATCGGGAATATCGATACGCCCGAGTCGGTACATCCGGACCCGTCACGCAACACCCCCGAAGGGAAGGCAGCCTCGGAGTATGTGAAGGATCTGATGGCAGATCGCACCGTGAATTTTGTCTGCTGGGACATCGGCCACTGGGGGCGCCCGATCTGCTCGTTATATGGGGGTGAGATGGGAGAAGGATTCGACCTCGGCGTGCATCTGGTCAACGAGGGGCATGCAGAGTACATCGACAACTTCGGGCCGCACCCGTATTGGCCCGAGGCCTACGAAGAGGCGGCCGGTAGCCAGCAGTGA
- a CDS encoding UvrD-helicase domain-containing protein, with protein sequence MKPTAEQRKIIESSPHESLAVEAFAGAAKTTTLEWRARAHPSRRFLNLAFNKSVNEDAKTRFPASNTTCKTTHGLAFYTCGRAYANTPKKLGTPKPYQAERALQAAGRRSRGAAYAAICLDVVAAYCASPDEDLHEGFVSPEHAALFGVGTGEVARDARFLWEAMRWLNNPLPMSHDGYLKLYQLSQPDLTGRFDCIILDEAQDTNAAVFDLLVSQGLPLVVVGDTYQSIYAFRRSVDVMNRVPGGCRYSLTQSFRFGPEIAEVANTLLGVFLDPKHLLIGAGPRGAVLTQGQWEYQGSNAGAPPCHLSRTRAGVFQSAVEAHEAGLRVAWWGGVKSYELWVLREVQLLADGRHRKIRDPLMQRFATVDALEEFAQSVQDRELLARIRIQRRFGKRLYDLVERLQEAAVRDVWRADRIVSTAHRAKGAEFPVVVLGDDFPALTIQQRLEQTGKGERVPRTEGWIDRPGCAIPEDPEIYLLYVALTRAKKVLVMSKELEKLTDWAGVVQQGHRYRNAAGF encoded by the coding sequence GTGAAGCCCACCGCCGAACAACGGAAGATTATTGAGAGCTCCCCGCATGAGTCGTTGGCGGTGGAGGCTTTCGCGGGGGCAGCCAAGACCACCACGCTTGAATGGCGGGCGAGAGCGCACCCATCGCGACGTTTCCTCAACCTGGCGTTCAATAAGTCGGTGAATGAGGACGCCAAGACGCGGTTCCCGGCCAGCAATACTACCTGCAAGACCACGCACGGATTGGCTTTCTATACCTGCGGACGGGCATATGCGAACACGCCGAAAAAGCTCGGAACACCGAAGCCTTATCAGGCGGAGCGCGCTTTGCAAGCCGCTGGCCGCAGGAGCCGGGGAGCAGCCTACGCGGCGATCTGTCTGGACGTGGTGGCGGCGTACTGCGCCTCGCCAGATGAAGATCTGCACGAGGGATTTGTATCGCCCGAGCATGCTGCGCTGTTTGGAGTCGGAACTGGGGAGGTGGCCCGCGATGCCCGCTTCCTCTGGGAAGCAATGCGCTGGCTGAATAACCCGCTTCCCATGTCGCACGATGGGTATCTCAAGCTGTACCAATTATCGCAGCCGGATCTGACCGGCCGTTTTGACTGCATCATTCTGGATGAGGCCCAGGACACGAACGCGGCGGTATTCGATCTGCTCGTTTCCCAGGGGTTGCCACTGGTGGTGGTCGGGGATACCTACCAGTCGATCTACGCCTTCCGGCGTTCGGTGGATGTGATGAACCGAGTCCCCGGCGGCTGCCGGTACAGCCTGACGCAGTCGTTCCGGTTTGGCCCTGAGATTGCAGAGGTTGCGAATACCCTGCTCGGGGTTTTCCTGGATCCGAAACACTTGCTTATCGGGGCGGGCCCCAGAGGGGCCGTACTGACACAGGGGCAATGGGAATATCAGGGTTCGAATGCGGGGGCGCCCCCTTGTCACCTGAGCCGAACGCGGGCTGGGGTGTTTCAGAGCGCAGTGGAGGCCCACGAGGCGGGATTGAGGGTCGCGTGGTGGGGCGGCGTCAAATCGTATGAGCTGTGGGTGCTGAGGGAAGTCCAGCTGCTGGCGGATGGCCGGCATCGAAAGATCCGTGATCCGTTGATGCAGCGCTTCGCGACGGTCGATGCTCTGGAGGAGTTTGCCCAGTCGGTGCAAGACCGCGAGCTGTTGGCCCGGATTCGCATCCAGCGCCGTTTCGGTAAGCGGCTCTACGACCTGGTCGAGCGGCTACAGGAGGCTGCCGTTCGGGATGTGTGGCGTGCCGACCGGATTGTCAGCACTGCACACCGGGCGAAAGGCGCTGAGTTCCCTGTCGTTGTGTTGGGGGATGACTTTCCGGCGCTGACAATTCAACAGCGTCTCGAACAGACAGGGAAGGGGGAACGGGTGCCGCGCACTGAGGGATGGATCGACCGACCAGGCTGCGCCATCCCCGAGGATCCGGAAATCTACCTCCTGTATGTGGCGCTGACCCGTGCGAAAAAGGTGCTCGTGATGTCGAAAGAGCTGGAGAAATTGACGGATTGGGCCGGAGTGGTACAACAGGGTCATCGATACAGAAACGCTGCGGGCTTCTAG
- a CDS encoding type IV toxin-antitoxin system AbiEi family antitoxin domain-containing protein, with amino-acid sequence MHDQSLDTMTADELYELARAREQEQAQASLQAIRNERASTKKAHRAEMRDIKKRHRRELRDLERSHASDLESIEKRLSDLEAVLSARAPKAPRSHRKNRSGSAGSAEILGVMAAGRDYSAADIETLLKEQGMEPPPQTSAVVSYLSSRGKVERVRRGVYRLI; translated from the coding sequence ATGCACGACCAATCGCTCGACACGATGACGGCCGACGAACTCTACGAACTCGCCCGGGCACGTGAACAAGAACAGGCTCAGGCATCGCTTCAGGCCATTCGCAACGAACGCGCTTCTACCAAGAAAGCTCACCGCGCGGAGATGCGCGACATCAAGAAACGTCACCGTCGCGAACTCCGCGATCTGGAGCGTTCTCACGCATCCGACCTTGAGAGCATCGAAAAGCGATTGAGCGATTTGGAAGCGGTGCTTTCGGCGCGCGCGCCGAAAGCACCTCGCAGCCACCGGAAAAACCGTTCCGGGTCCGCAGGGAGCGCGGAAATTCTTGGTGTAATGGCTGCGGGAAGGGACTACTCCGCGGCCGACATCGAAACACTGCTCAAGGAGCAGGGGATGGAGCCGCCGCCCCAGACTAGCGCTGTCGTTTCATACTTGTCTTCGCGCGGAAAGGTCGAGCGGGTCCGGCGGGGCGTTTACCGGCTGATATAG
- a CDS encoding DUF1294 domain-containing protein has product MDGSIELIAMWVLAANLASIGLYAWDKGLARERARGKSLSRIPEQMLLTVDFAGGFPGGFWAQRRFRHKTRKGTFQAKWMMVATASTVAWGVLLYGFVAA; this is encoded by the coding sequence ATGGATGGCAGTATCGAGTTGATCGCAATGTGGGTGCTGGCGGCAAATCTCGCCTCGATCGGGCTGTACGCCTGGGATAAAGGTTTGGCTCGAGAGCGGGCGCGGGGCAAGAGCCTCAGCCGAATCCCGGAGCAAATGCTACTGACGGTCGATTTCGCCGGCGGTTTCCCCGGCGGTTTTTGGGCGCAACGGCGCTTCCGGCACAAGACACGAAAAGGCACTTTCCAAGCGAAGTGGATGATGGTGGCAACGGCATCGACCGTGGCCTGGGGGGTGCTGCTCTACGGGTTCGTGGCGGCGTAA
- a CDS encoding DEAD/DEAH box helicase: protein MPPTTSITDLLDRSFKGFRPYQREAVDCYTRWVVSTREPLLIVMPTGAGKSWVIAGISAVLRQLAYEKTGLRKKVLVLAPSAELVGQNHAKMEASGFKASIFCAGAGDKSHSEDIIYATPETVRVNIEELMEYEFAGVLIDEAHRTSNQIIEAIDTIRSRNPNVRVAGLTATPYRLTEGYIYRQDKHLDLPPMSDDLTLDPYFSYMIYEVSAHYLIEQGYILPPIFGDVTAQYDTTKLVRNRTANWTNESSDEVFVHGNARDLAQEIVKEVKQKIRGGRHSAILFCQNIKHAEMVLSLLPPSQSGMISHKTPRRVRRQIIADFHRKKAFKYLVNVSTLTTGFDVAAVDVIAILRATHSASLFQQILGRGLRLSPETGKEDCLVLDYANNLGRFCPRGDPFSPEIRAALPSDREGSMRIEVDCPACAGTNWFQAVDLPGTEIDAQGYLRSIENGMPVLTALGERLAGHIGVQCTNFVEGPNQRLVRCEHRWSSVECPACGTLNTTYDQWCVKCETILGAALARMRTRAQHGDTTYDARIARVRDMTARIRPTKKQQEAVVLTLDIHELPRIKEGEDGNPELEETSPRTINVWMSPEWKHPSAQRQWSTFIEHCVLGGPVRTPSDLTRDGIELILPEEVVFRAKPPSDPSKTDGPVFYELLQLRDEPTLQMDPAYAATNP from the coding sequence ATGCCACCCACAACAAGCATCACCGACCTTCTCGATCGTTCCTTCAAAGGCTTTCGCCCCTACCAGCGCGAGGCCGTCGATTGCTACACCCGATGGGTGGTCTCCACGCGCGAACCCCTGCTGATTGTAATGCCCACCGGTGCTGGCAAGAGCTGGGTGATTGCCGGAATTTCCGCCGTCTTGAGGCAACTCGCGTATGAAAAAACGGGGTTACGAAAGAAGGTCTTGGTACTAGCCCCCAGTGCCGAGCTGGTCGGGCAGAATCACGCGAAGATGGAGGCCAGTGGTTTCAAGGCGAGCATCTTTTGCGCAGGTGCCGGTGACAAGTCTCATAGCGAGGACATCATCTACGCCACCCCCGAAACCGTGCGGGTAAACATCGAAGAACTCATGGAGTACGAATTCGCCGGTGTCCTGATCGACGAGGCACACAGGACATCCAACCAGATCATCGAGGCGATCGACACCATCCGCTCGCGCAACCCCAACGTTCGGGTCGCCGGGCTCACGGCGACCCCGTACCGGCTTACTGAGGGGTACATCTACCGGCAGGACAAGCACCTCGACCTCCCCCCGATGAGCGATGACCTCACGCTCGATCCGTACTTCTCCTACATGATCTACGAGGTCTCGGCGCACTACCTCATCGAACAGGGTTACATTCTGCCTCCGATCTTCGGCGATGTAACGGCGCAGTACGACACCACCAAGCTCGTCCGCAACCGTACCGCGAACTGGACCAACGAATCCTCGGACGAGGTCTTCGTTCACGGGAACGCGCGGGATCTGGCCCAGGAGATCGTCAAAGAGGTGAAGCAGAAAATTAGGGGCGGCCGGCACTCCGCGATCCTGTTCTGCCAGAACATTAAGCACGCCGAGATGGTATTGAGCCTCCTACCGCCCTCACAGTCGGGGATGATCTCGCACAAGACACCGCGCCGCGTTAGGCGGCAAATAATCGCTGACTTTCACCGCAAGAAGGCATTCAAGTATCTCGTCAATGTCAGCACCCTCACCACTGGGTTCGATGTGGCTGCCGTTGATGTCATCGCAATCCTGCGTGCCACTCACTCCGCCTCGCTGTTCCAGCAGATTCTTGGCCGCGGGCTAAGGCTCAGCCCGGAGACTGGAAAGGAAGACTGTCTAGTCCTCGATTACGCTAACAATCTCGGCCGCTTCTGCCCCCGCGGCGATCCATTCTCACCCGAGATTCGGGCGGCCCTGCCCAGCGACCGAGAGGGCTCGATGCGCATTGAGGTCGACTGTCCTGCCTGTGCCGGAACCAACTGGTTTCAGGCGGTGGACCTGCCAGGCACCGAGATCGACGCCCAGGGATACCTACGATCCATCGAAAACGGAATGCCTGTTCTCACGGCCCTCGGCGAACGGCTCGCGGGTCACATCGGCGTGCAGTGTACGAACTTCGTTGAGGGTCCCAACCAGCGTCTCGTTCGCTGCGAACATCGCTGGTCGAGCGTTGAGTGCCCGGCCTGCGGAACCCTCAACACCACCTACGACCAATGGTGCGTGAAGTGCGAAACGATTCTGGGGGCCGCCCTGGCGCGCATGCGCACCCGCGCACAGCACGGCGATACGACCTACGACGCCCGAATTGCTCGAGTGCGCGATATGACCGCGCGCATCCGACCCACGAAGAAGCAGCAAGAAGCCGTGGTACTAACCCTCGACATCCATGAACTGCCCAGGATTAAGGAAGGCGAAGACGGCAACCCTGAACTCGAGGAAACGTCGCCGCGCACCATCAACGTCTGGATGAGCCCCGAATGGAAACACCCGTCCGCCCAGCGTCAGTGGTCCACGTTCATCGAGCACTGTGTATTGGGCGGCCCCGTCCGCACTCCCTCAGATCTCACCAGGGACGGCATTGAACTCATCCTGCCGGAGGAGGTTGTATTCCGCGCGAAGCCCCCTTCAGATCCAAGCAAGACCGATGGACCCGTATTCTACGAACTGCTTCAGCTGCGCGACGAACCCACGCTCCAGATGGATCCGGCTTACGCCGCCACGAACCCGTAG
- a CDS encoding 2-oxoglutarate-dependent dioxygenase: MDWFILSRLDHATGHFTPHKILASGPHEARAALLREDPETTIGGVGWMVNGEVRIIEGEIPDSVREAVTSSLPVVAEEAEPERVERNRMPAERYDGMETLSQDPLVVYLDEFLEPGECEALIHLAQGRMKRALVSLDGSSGVSQGRTGSNCWLRYQEEPLARRIGERVAKRVGFPLEYAEPLQVIHYGHEQEYRPHYDAYDLDTPRGLRCTRQGGQRMVTALLYLNEVEEGGATAFPNAGVEVAPRKGRIAIFNNVGADPGRPHPRSLHGGMPVKSGEKWAASIWFRARPAHERQPWFDDVEDASAQVPEGEGGHWPVVASNRAQSILQPALERAAPMLPPEAGDVMVEYCVGPDNQREESSEAEAFGLVVRAMPSSITNEAENKKNVVRKMKEAGHAERIPLSCDSISDAMGLPGARDAVWFVRPSFGSAGRGTHCVRGASLRGASLHPQQFLQLAEESLLLIRGRKFLTRAFVLVWGGAAYLFDEGYVLMHGAQYQVGSTNAATQMDHRNAHDPSGPLVQEVFHEVAQLKDSHWEDLSAAVTAVVEAFPGLAENSSATTFAVLGVDALFRENGHALILDISTMPNFVQQPAINDRVTIPLWVSIFEMLAGTGSQRFKRIT, translated from the coding sequence ATGGACTGGTTCATCCTGTCACGTCTCGACCACGCAACTGGTCACTTTACACCTCACAAGATTCTTGCTTCCGGACCACATGAGGCGCGTGCTGCGCTGCTAAGAGAGGATCCTGAAACCACCATTGGCGGTGTTGGTTGGATGGTGAATGGCGAGGTAAGGATCATTGAGGGCGAGATTCCCGATTCAGTTCGGGAGGCCGTAACGAGCTCGCTCCCGGTGGTGGCCGAGGAAGCCGAGCCGGAGAGGGTCGAACGAAACCGGATGCCGGCGGAACGATACGACGGGATGGAGACGCTATCGCAGGACCCGCTGGTGGTCTATCTCGATGAGTTTCTGGAGCCGGGGGAGTGTGAAGCGCTCATTCATCTGGCGCAGGGCCGCATGAAGCGTGCGCTGGTGTCGCTCGATGGGAGTAGCGGCGTGAGTCAGGGCCGGACGGGCTCCAACTGCTGGCTGCGCTATCAGGAAGAGCCGCTGGCGCGCCGCATCGGAGAGCGGGTCGCAAAACGGGTCGGATTCCCCTTGGAATACGCCGAGCCGCTTCAGGTTATTCACTACGGTCACGAGCAGGAATACCGACCTCATTACGATGCATACGATCTGGATACGCCGCGGGGACTGAGGTGTACACGGCAGGGCGGACAGCGAATGGTTACCGCATTGCTGTACCTCAATGAGGTCGAGGAAGGGGGTGCTACGGCATTTCCAAACGCCGGAGTCGAAGTCGCGCCCCGCAAGGGGAGGATCGCTATATTCAATAATGTCGGTGCTGACCCGGGTCGCCCACATCCACGCAGTTTGCATGGCGGCATGCCGGTGAAGAGCGGCGAAAAGTGGGCGGCCAGCATCTGGTTCCGCGCCCGCCCGGCGCACGAACGGCAACCCTGGTTCGATGACGTGGAGGACGCCAGCGCCCAGGTCCCCGAGGGCGAGGGTGGTCACTGGCCGGTAGTGGCGAGCAATCGGGCGCAAAGCATCCTTCAGCCTGCGCTGGAGAGGGCGGCGCCGATGCTGCCCCCGGAAGCTGGCGACGTAATGGTCGAATACTGTGTCGGCCCGGACAATCAGCGCGAGGAAAGTTCTGAAGCGGAGGCCTTCGGGCTTGTGGTGCGGGCGATGCCTTCGAGCATCACCAATGAAGCCGAGAACAAGAAGAACGTCGTGCGCAAAATGAAGGAGGCCGGGCACGCGGAGCGCATCCCGCTCTCTTGTGATTCGATCAGCGACGCGATGGGGCTTCCGGGGGCTCGCGACGCCGTGTGGTTTGTCCGTCCATCGTTTGGGAGTGCGGGACGGGGTACGCATTGCGTGCGGGGGGCGAGCCTGCGGGGGGCGAGCCTGCATCCCCAGCAGTTCTTGCAGCTGGCGGAGGAAAGTCTACTTCTCATCAGAGGGCGAAAGTTTCTCACGCGTGCATTCGTTCTGGTCTGGGGCGGGGCGGCCTACCTGTTTGATGAGGGGTATGTGCTGATGCATGGGGCTCAGTACCAGGTCGGGAGCACCAATGCGGCCACGCAGATGGATCACCGCAATGCGCATGACCCGTCAGGTCCGCTGGTCCAGGAAGTGTTCCATGAGGTAGCGCAGCTGAAGGACTCTCACTGGGAGGATCTGTCGGCTGCGGTTACGGCCGTAGTGGAGGCATTCCCGGGGCTGGCCGAAAATTCATCGGCGACCACGTTTGCGGTGCTCGGGGTGGATGCGCTGTTCCGCGAGAATGGGCACGCGCTGATCCTCGATATCAGCACAATGCCGAATTTCGTGCAGCAGCCAGCAATCAACGACCGGGTCACGATCCCGTTGTGGGTATCGATTTTCGAGATGCTGGCGGGCACGGGAAGCCAGCGATTTAAACGCATCACTTGA